Sequence from the Pedobacter sp. D749 genome:
AATGATGCCAGGGTTTTGGCCAATTCCTCTTTTCTGTCTGCTGATGATGCCCCGGCTGCGAAAAAATAAATTTTCTTTATGTTTTCTGCATTGTTAACTAAGGTTACTTTTTTGTTTAAAATCTGTAAAATCGTTTTTGGATCAACAAAGCAAGGGTTCAGGCCTGTAGTATTACAATGTGCTACCACCTGTCCATTTTGTGTTATTTTCCAAAATGCTGTTTTCGATCCGCTATAAACAACTGCTACCATATTATATTGAAAGTACCTCTGTCATTTCCATTAAATCGGGCTCGAGTTTAAAAGAATGAGCAGTTAAAGCCTCTCTTATGCTGGTTAATTTTATTTCATTTCCTTTTAAACCGACCATTTGCTCCGTTTCGCCCGCAATTAACGCATTTACTGCGGCAAAACCTAAACGACTGCCCAAAATTCTGTCAAAACTGCTTGGGCTACCACCACGTTGAAGGTGGCCAAGTATGGTTACTTTGGTGTCGTAATGATCAAAAGTTTCTTTTACCTTTTTAGCAATATCGTAAGCACCGCCTTGTTTATGGCCTTCTGCCACAATAACGATACTTGATGATTTTTTTGTTGCTGCACCTAAGGCCAGTTTATTAATCAATTCATTTACGCTGGTTTCCTTTTCAGGCAACAGAACAGCTTCGGCACCACTTGCAATTGAACTCCTGAGTGCAATACATCCAGAATCGCGTCCCATTACCTCTATAAAGAATAAACGGTCGTGCGCATCTGCTGTATCCCTGATTTTGTCAATTGCTTCGATTACAGTGTTAATCGCTGTATCGTAACCTAAAGTAAAGTCAGATCCTACTAAATCGTTATCAATAGTTCCTGGTATACCGATCACTTTAACCCCAAAAGTTTCCGAAAAACGTTTAGCTCCGGTAAATGTTCCATCGCCACCGATGACCACTAATCCATCGATATCGTTTTTCTTTAAGTTATTGTATGCAATCTGCTGACCTTCGTCTGTTTTAAATTCTAAACAGCGTGCAGTTTTTAATATGGTGCCGCCCAGGTGTAAAATATTACTTACAGAACGGGCGTCCATTGGTTTTATGTTGTCGGTTATTAAACCCTGGTAACCTTGCATTACACCAAACATGTTAATGCCATGGTAAATTCCGGTACGAACAACAGCTCTGATTGCTGCATTCATTCCAGGGGCATCGCCTCCAGAAGTTAATACAGCTATATTTTTTATATTTGGCTCCATCTTTATAATACGAATATAGTGTGTATTTTTTACACTAAGTAATTTATTTTATTTTTTTTACTTAATATTGAAAGTCATACCTTTATCTGCTTAAAATAACTAAATTTTACTTTGGAACAAATTTTACCTCACTTAGATTCTGTATTCTCAATAGATTGCGTTTTGTTTGGATTTGATGGTAAGGAATTAAAAATCCTGCTAATTGAAAGGAATGAAGAGCCATTTAAAGATTGGTGGGCACTGCCCGGTAATATTGTTGGCCCTGATGAAAGTTTAGATCAATCAGCCTCCCGGATTTTGTACGAGCTTACCGGTTTGCGCGGTATTTACATGGAGCAGTACTATGCTTTTGGCGATCCGCACAGGCACCCACAAGGTAGGGTAATTACTTTGGCATACTATGCTTTGATTCGTTTGGGTGGAGATAAAGAATTACGCCCGATCAGTACTTATGCCAAACGGGCAAATTGGCTGCCAATAACCGATCTGCCTAAACTGGCTTTCGATCACCAGAAAATTTACGATAAAGGATTGGAAAAAATAAAACGACGGATTAAACACCAGCCTATTGCTTTCGAACTCTTGCCAGAGAAATTTACCTTAACACAATTGCAGCATGTGTATGAGCTGGTTTTGGGTAAAAAACTCGATAAAAGAAACTTTAGAAAGAAGATTGTAAGTTTTGGGGTATTGAAAGAACTCGACGAAAAACAAAAAGGTGTGTCGTACCGTGCAGCTACTTTGTACCGCTTTGATAAGCGTAAATACGCGAAACTTTTTGGTAAGGAGATTTCTTTCTAGCGGAGAGGGTTGAGCGGAGGGCGTTAAGCGTGGAGCGGAGAGTTGAAAGAAAGAAATAATTAAACCTGTTGTATAAAAAAAAAATCCCGGTTTGAAATTTCAAACCGGGATTTTTTTGCTTGTATATATTATATTTTATAACGACTCTGGACTAAAGACTCCAGACTTAGGACTGAATACTAAGCCTTAGGCGCTAACTCCAGGTGGTAATGAACCAGGTCATCTATAGGAGAGCGGATAATTTTACCCACACCCATTTCGTAACGGTCAGCTACAATACTTAAAATATCACGGAAACTATAACCAACAGAACCCACACAGTTTAATTTGTGGTCTTTGTAGTTAGGATAGTGGATGACCAAAGCTTCGAAAAATGCAGTAAAAGCATAATCAATGGTAGCAAAGGCATAATCCTCATAGTTATCTTTAAAATCGTATAAGAATTTACTAAAACTTGCGCAGAAACGGTTTGGCAATGGCTTATTGTAAATGTTATCGAAAATATCTTCGTTGGTTAAGGCATAGTTATCGTAAAAAGCTTCACGTAAGCCTTTCGGCATGTAACCTTTCATGTAATCGCTCAAAATGCGTTTACCGATGTACGAACCACTACCTTCATCACCCAGGAAATAACCTAATGAATCAATGTTCATGGTAATTTCAGATCCATCGTAAAGACATGAGTTGGTACCTGTACCTAAGATAGCAGCAAATCCTGGCTCGTTTCCAAGAAGTGCCCTGGAAGAGGCAAGTAAATCATGACCTACAAAAATTGTTGCATTGATAAAGATTTGTTGCATGGCATCGGCCACAATCTTAACATTTGCAGGTGTAGAACAGCCGGCGCCGTAGTAATAAACTGCTGTTAATTTCTCTCTTTCCAAGTGGTCTGGAAGAGTCTCATTCAAAGACTTTACAATGTACTCTCCTTTGGAAAAATATGGATTGTAACCTTCGGTGTTAAAGTAAATTTTTCTGCCGGCCTCGTTAATCAAACACCAATTTGTTTTGGTAGATCCGCCGTCTGCAATTACTATCATTTTATTTATTTTTGGTTTTAGCACGATAAAAGTATAAAAAGTCTTATATTTTGTATCCTTTTTTTTAATAATTTTTTAACAATTTGTTATTGTCGGAAATTAAGTGTGTAAAAAATACACTATATAGGTTCTTTAATCACCGAAAAACCTTAAAATTATACCAGAAAAGGCATTGGTCTTTTTTTTAACGTCAAAAATATTTTACAACAAAATAGCAAAATGAATAATAGATTTTTAGATTTCAGGAGCGATACGGTAACCAGGCCAACGGCAGGAATGTTGGATGCGATGATGAATGCAAAAGTGGGCGATGACGTTTTTGGCGAAGATGAAACGGTGCATACATTGGAGACAAAACTGGCCTCGACCTTTAATATGGAAGCCGGATTATTTTGCCCGTCGGGAACGATGACCAACCAGATTGCAATCAAGTGTTTTACCCAGCCTATGGACGAGGTAATCTGCGATCAGACTGCACATGTTTACCGTTACGAAATTGGGGGCATTGCCTTCCACTCCGGCGCATCGGTAAGGCTGTTGCATGGCGAACGTGGGATTTTGACGCCAGAGCTGATAGAACCTGAAATCAATGAAGATAATATTCACTATCCCAACTCCAGTTTGGTTGTTTTGGAAAATACAGTGAATAAAGGTGGCGGAAGCTGTTATACCTTATCACAGATTGCGCCTATTCATCACCTTTGTAACATAAAAGGACTAAAGTTGCATTTAGATGGTGCGCGTATTTTTAATGCACTAACGGCCACAGGCGATAAGGCAGGGGAATACGGTAAATATTTTGATGGCATTTCGGTTTGTTTATCTAAAGGACTCGGTGCACCAGTGGGTTCGGTATTATTAGGGGGCAAACAAATGATCCATAAAGCACGTAAAATCAGGAAAGCTTTTGGTGGGGGCATGCGCCAGGCCGGATTTTTAGCCGCTGCCGGTATTTATGCGCTTGATAACCATGTAGAACGTCTAAAAGAAGATCATGCCCATGCGCAAGCTTTGGCTAATGCTTTAGCTACCGCAAAATATGTAAAATCAGTAATGCCTGTTGAAACCAATATTGTTATTTTCGAGGTAGAAAAAGGATCGGCAGAGAAAATTGTTAACCAGTTAAAGGAAAAAGGGCTGTACTGTAATACCACCAGTGCGAGTACTATTCGTTTGGTAACACACCTGGATTTAAGCCCTGAAATGATCGATCAGGCAATTGAAATAATATTACATTTGTATTAGTCGGAGGTCCGAAGTCGGGAGCCCGAAGTCAATAGTTTTATAGTTCATGATCAATAGTCAGATAGTTCATTTACAATCTGCATATACACAAAGCCTAACCAAAATGCCCGAAAACTCCAAACTCCAAACCCCAATCTCCAAACTCTTAATCGCTAACCGTGGCGAAATTGCTTTGCGTATTATGCGTTCGGCAAAGGAAATGGGGATTAAAACGGTTGCTGTTTTTTCTGAAGCAGACCGGAATGCACTGCATGTACGTTACGCCGATGAGGCGGTTTGTATTGGTCCGGCTCCCTCTAACCAGAGTTATTTAGTCGGTGAGAAAATTATCGATGCCTGTAAACTAACGGGTGCTGAAGCCATTCATCCGGGATATGGCTTTTTATCAGAAAATGCAAATTTTGCACAAATGGTTGCTGATGCCGGACTCATTCTGGTTGGTCCTTCGCCGCAGGCTATGGAAACCATGGGTAACAAATTATCAGCAAAGGCAGCAGCGCTAAAATATAACATCCCGATGGTTCCCGGAACAGAAGAAGCCATTCAGGATGTAAACGAGGCAAAACAGCGTGCAATCGAAGTTGGTTTCCCGATATTAATCAAAGCTGCTGCAGGTGGTGGAGGTAAAGGAATGCGCATTGTAGAGCGGGCTGAAGATTTTGAAGAACAGATGCAGCTTGCCGTAAGCGAGGCTACCTCAGCCTTTGGCGATGGAGCTGTTTTTATCGAACGTTATGTTACCTCTCCAAGGCACATCGAAATACAGGTTCTGGGAGATACTCATGGCAATATTGTGCATCTTTTTGAACGTGAGTGTTCTGTGCAGCGGCGTCATCAGAAAGTGGTAGAAGAAGCCCCGTCAGCTGTTTTAACTGAAGAAATCAGGCAGCAAATGGGAAAATGTGCGGTAGATGTAGCCCGTTCCGTAAATTATACCGGAGCGGGTACGGTTGAGTTTATTTTAGATGAGAACCTCGATTTCTTTTTCCTGGAAATGAATACCCGCTTGCAGGTAGAGCATCCGGTAACTGAGCTGATTACAGGTATAGATCTGGTAAAAGAACAGCTAAAAATTGCATCTGGCGAAAAATTGAGCTTTAGTCAGGAGGACTTAAAAATCAGTGGACATGCCATAGAACTTAGGGTATATGCCGAAGATCCGGCAAATAATTTCCTGCCTGATATTGGTGTTTTGCAGACTTACAGCACACCTAAAGGCAATGGAGTAAGGGTTGATGATGGTTTTGAGCAGGGCATGGAAATCCCGATTTATTATGATCCGATGATTGCAAAATTGATCACTTACGGAAAAGATAGGGAAGAAGCCATAGAGCGAATGGTGAGGGCTATCGAAGAATATGATATTACGGGGATAGAAACTACTTTGGGTTTTGGTAAGTTTGTAATGCAGCACGAAGCTTTTAAAACGGGTAATTTTGATACGCATTTTGTAGGCAAATACTTTAAGCCTGAAAGTTTAAAGGTACAGGATGAAACCGAAGCCTTAATTGCTGCGGTAATTGCTGCAAAGCTGTTTGAAAAAAAAGAGGGGAAGTTGGGTGATGCAGTTGTTAAAAGTACTTCTGATTGGAGAAAAAATAGATTGAAATACTAGAATAAAAAGAATCATCACCTGATAGATCGTCATTCCCAACTTGATTAGGAATTGTAATGCCTTAGTCGAGTTTGTATGTAGCATTATGGTTCCCGCCTGCGCGGGAATGACGTGTAGAAAAAAAAGAAGTATAAAATGTTCACAGGAATTATAGAAACACTTGGCGAGGTTACTGCCATTAAAAACGACCATACCAATATTCACTTTACCATTTCTTCCGCAATCAGCCATGAGCTTAAAATAGACCAAAGTGTAGCCCATAACGGCGTATGTTTAACGGTAGTGGCGCTGAATGATGGAACACACACGGTTACCGCAATTGATGAAACCCTCAACAAAACCAATTTAGGGGATTTAAAAGTGGGCAGTAAAATTAACCTGGAACGCTGCATGCAGATGAATGCCCGTTTAGATGGACATATTGTACAGGGCCATGTAGACCAGACTGCTGTTTGTGTTAAACGCGAAGAACTGGATGGTAGCTGGGAATACCGCTTTAAATATGATGCCGGTGCCGGAAATGTAACCGTAGAAAAAGGCTCGGCCTGTGTAAACGGTATCAGTTTGACGGTGGTAAATTCCGAGGCCGACGAATTTTCGGTATTTATCATCCCATACACTTTTGAACATACCAATTTACAAGAGG
This genomic interval carries:
- the accC gene encoding acetyl-CoA carboxylase biotin carboxylase subunit, with protein sequence MPENSKLQTPISKLLIANRGEIALRIMRSAKEMGIKTVAVFSEADRNALHVRYADEAVCIGPAPSNQSYLVGEKIIDACKLTGAEAIHPGYGFLSENANFAQMVADAGLILVGPSPQAMETMGNKLSAKAAALKYNIPMVPGTEEAIQDVNEAKQRAIEVGFPILIKAAAGGGGKGMRIVERAEDFEEQMQLAVSEATSAFGDGAVFIERYVTSPRHIEIQVLGDTHGNIVHLFERECSVQRRHQKVVEEAPSAVLTEEIRQQMGKCAVDVARSVNYTGAGTVEFILDENLDFFFLEMNTRLQVEHPVTELITGIDLVKEQLKIASGEKLSFSQEDLKISGHAIELRVYAEDPANNFLPDIGVLQTYSTPKGNGVRVDDGFEQGMEIPIYYDPMIAKLITYGKDREEAIERMVRAIEEYDITGIETTLGFGKFVMQHEAFKTGNFDTHFVGKYFKPESLKVQDETEALIAAVIAAKLFEKKEGKLGDAVVKSTSDWRKNRLKY
- a CDS encoding low specificity L-threonine aldolase, encoding MNNRFLDFRSDTVTRPTAGMLDAMMNAKVGDDVFGEDETVHTLETKLASTFNMEAGLFCPSGTMTNQIAIKCFTQPMDEVICDQTAHVYRYEIGGIAFHSGASVRLLHGERGILTPELIEPEINEDNIHYPNSSLVVLENTVNKGGGSCYTLSQIAPIHHLCNIKGLKLHLDGARIFNALTATGDKAGEYGKYFDGISVCLSKGLGAPVGSVLLGGKQMIHKARKIRKAFGGGMRQAGFLAAAGIYALDNHVERLKEDHAHAQALANALATAKYVKSVMPVETNIVIFEVEKGSAEKIVNQLKEKGLYCNTTSASTIRLVTHLDLSPEMIDQAIEIILHLY
- a CDS encoding N-acetylglucosamine kinase; its protein translation is MIVIADGGSTKTNWCLINEAGRKIYFNTEGYNPYFSKGEYIVKSLNETLPDHLEREKLTAVYYYGAGCSTPANVKIVADAMQQIFINATIFVGHDLLASSRALLGNEPGFAAILGTGTNSCLYDGSEITMNIDSLGYFLGDEGSGSYIGKRILSDYMKGYMPKGLREAFYDNYALTNEDIFDNIYNKPLPNRFCASFSKFLYDFKDNYEDYAFATIDYAFTAFFEALVIHYPNYKDHKLNCVGSVGYSFRDILSIVADRYEMGVGKIIRSPIDDLVHYHLELAPKA
- a CDS encoding riboflavin synthase; amino-acid sequence: MFTGIIETLGEVTAIKNDHTNIHFTISSAISHELKIDQSVAHNGVCLTVVALNDGTHTVTAIDETLNKTNLGDLKVGSKINLERCMQMNARLDGHIVQGHVDQTAVCVKREELDGSWEYRFKYDAGAGNVTVEKGSACVNGISLTVVNSEADEFSVFIIPYTFEHTNLQEVEVGDTVNLEFDIIGKYVARLMNR
- the pfkA gene encoding 6-phosphofructokinase, giving the protein MEPNIKNIAVLTSGGDAPGMNAAIRAVVRTGIYHGINMFGVMQGYQGLITDNIKPMDARSVSNILHLGGTILKTARCLEFKTDEGQQIAYNNLKKNDIDGLVVIGGDGTFTGAKRFSETFGVKVIGIPGTIDNDLVGSDFTLGYDTAINTVIEAIDKIRDTADAHDRLFFIEVMGRDSGCIALRSSIASGAEAVLLPEKETSVNELINKLALGAATKKSSSIVIVAEGHKQGGAYDIAKKVKETFDHYDTKVTILGHLQRGGSPSSFDRILGSRLGFAAVNALIAGETEQMVGLKGNEIKLTSIREALTAHSFKLEPDLMEMTEVLSI
- a CDS encoding NUDIX domain-containing protein, with amino-acid sequence MEQILPHLDSVFSIDCVLFGFDGKELKILLIERNEEPFKDWWALPGNIVGPDESLDQSASRILYELTGLRGIYMEQYYAFGDPHRHPQGRVITLAYYALIRLGGDKELRPISTYAKRANWLPITDLPKLAFDHQKIYDKGLEKIKRRIKHQPIAFELLPEKFTLTQLQHVYELVLGKKLDKRNFRKKIVSFGVLKELDEKQKGVSYRAATLYRFDKRKYAKLFGKEISF